A stretch of DNA from Molothrus ater isolate BHLD 08-10-18 breed brown headed cowbird chromosome Z, BPBGC_Mater_1.1, whole genome shotgun sequence:
TGGAAGTGAAGTGTACACTCAGAGGGTGTATTTGGGGGATAAGATTTCCTTCTTTCAGTGGGTTGGGGTGTCTTTCTGTCAAAGAGTTTTAATGCAAAGATGGTCTTTCTGTCCTCTGTCAAACAGCACGTGGTTAGGAAGTTCTTGGGATTAATATCCAGTCACAATATTCCAGTGTATTTGATTGATCCTTTGATTCTGGGACTGGTTAATAAAGACATTGAACAGATCAGAAGCTCTCCTGATGGCCCCAGCCCAGAATGCAAATACTTCTGTGCTCCAAGAGACTTTACCACCTTTGCATTACTAGACAAAACATGGAAACATGATGTAAGTGCATTTTTCTGTTCACATTTGTGTGTTTTAATGCATTCTTTGATATTCTTTGATGTTGTCACTTAATGCTTGCATGTTTGTATCTGAATTCATGTGGGGTAATATTGTAGGCAGAGGAAactttgtttgaaaataaaagttgcCCATTTACTAGCCTGGACACATTAGGAGAAATTTATAGCTGAAACTTTTTAGAAGCTGtctgcaatattaaaaaaaacccactggtAGTCAGAGTCTAAgccaaaaggaaagaaaggtcTGTTAGAAAGTAAGAAGGAGAACCTGGAGCCTGTAATGTAAGTGCATCTGTTATAAATCTGGAGTTTGGGAACTTATCAAGAATGAAATGCAGTTATTGATGTGACAATTATCATAGTCTGCCgatttacatttcttttagCACATCTTTGTAATTAATACCATTTCACCTAATGTATTGCTGATACTTAATGGTGTCTCTGCGTCTCTGTGATGTTAGGACATTTTTAATGCCTGTGTTAAAAATAGAGGTGTAGCATGTGAGGAAGGACAATTTTAAATCCAATATTATTTCATCAATTAAGTGTAatctggaaatatttcttaGATTAATTTCTACAGACTAAAGATACCAGTGACTaacagcttttttcttcttctttttttttagattttctttttttttttttttttttttttttaattagaaaagtCAGGAGACGGAAATGATCAGTGACTATTTCACTGAAGAGCTTGAGTGAAGAGGGGTGTCACTCTGGGCCTGATCAGGCAGCTGTTTTACCCATAGGTGTAAAGGAATTCCAGAAAGTTAGAGCAAAGTTGTACGGCAGCACACGGAGATAAATCCATTTTCCCATTGCTTTGTGTCTCAGTGATAATTTCTGTATCATTCAGGGAAGAAGCTGATATGCTTATACAGAACATTTCAGGGGGGGGTTTGAAAGGCTCGTCAGATGCtgattggtttgggtttttttaaatcagccAGAATTTACTTCCTTTGTTTGTAGAAATATGAAATCCTGTTACTTGAGGGCACTGCTCAGTTGTTGGTGAGATTTTTATTTGCCCCACAAAAGAAAGTTTTGGGCTACTCATTTTTGTGTTAATGGTGTTGTTATTCAAGGACTTAGGGTCACCAAATTTGTCAGAACAGTTTTAGAGAATAGTTTGAGAGTGCAGGGTAGGGTGCTATGGCAAGGAACAAACCTAATCCAAGCATGGCTTTACAACATTTATTTGCAGTTTCATTTTGTAGTTTGAGGGACAAAATTTAAGACAAGGAGAGAAGGTGGTTGGAATTGCTTGTGACTGCTGGTCTTCAAGCTCTTATAGATTTTTGATTCACTTCTGCTTAGgcctgattaaaaaaatgaaaattaggaATGGTGTGAGTTAGTAATAAGCATTTACCCTCCAATTTTGGTTTCTCTAATCTTtaccctgctctgcctcctgtcTTCCTCATTTTCAGGTGGGCCTGTTTAGAACTGCTGAGAAGATGGGGTTCCAGTGGCTAAAGATTATAAACAAGGACCCCCGCTTGGATGGGATGGATGACCTGTCTGGGATGGAAATTCCCTTGCACTACATATTCAAACTGGCATCCCATGCCATTCACCTGGTGGTCTTCTATGAGAGGAGTGGCAATTTCCTCTGGCATGGACCCCTGAGACTCAAGCAACACATGGACAGAAAGTTTGTGCCTTTCCGGAAACTCCACTTCGGCCGCTACCCTGGGGCCTATGAAAAGTGAGCTCAcaacaggggaaggagaaagccATCATGGCCctcccaaaattccttcctcTGTGTGTAAAACTACTCTCTTTCCTGTAGTCAGGTTCTAAAATTCAGCTCAGGTATGAGTCAGACCCCCAAAGTGCAAGCTTTGAGAACATAGTTtctgagaaaatgagaaaaatattgagGCATTTCACACatcaaaataaatctgtttaaCTTTTTCCATTAATTTGACCCCTTCatcattttaaagcaaagaatCTGTATGAGTTATGTGCCTAAATGTTCGAAGGAAACTCTATAAGCTGTTAAATAATCCCTCTTCAATCATTATGAAGGCTGAAtagcttttaaaagcaaatagcTTCAAAGTACAGAGTAAAATTTGATTCTGAAGTCCATCCTGTAACACTTAGACAACCAAACAGCCTGAATTTTAAGATGCACTGAACAACATCTCTGAACAAATTCAAGTCATGAGTCAGTAAAGAAATCAGTGATCTGACAAACCAGCTTGGGGTTTGGAGGTGTAggaattgtttttaaacaaaattttgaaatgtgtGGGGAATTTGGTGAAGCTCTAGTTGCTATTTTCATTTATAAGTGGTTTGGCCTGTATTAGGACAGAGGGATCACTGCCCAGTAGTGTGCATTAAGATTATAACCTGAGTTAAATGATAAAGTGCTATGTGGTTTGGAATTAAATAGGGTAATATTATCTCTCTTTCCATGCAGGCCAGAACTTCTGCTGGTTTCCATTGATGACTTAAAAGTTCAAATTCCAAAAAATCCGTCCAGTTTTCTAGAGGAGATGTCCCACTCTAGATTTCTTGAATGTAGGTACAGAGAAGCTCGGGCTTTCTTTCAGGTTAGTGGTAACTGGGTGGTGTCTCTGAGatgaaatgtgtgttttcacTGATTGACCCAAACCTAAGAACAgttcactgttttgtttttttttttttttacctaaatGGGATTGTTCACATGCACAAAGCTAAATACAAAACTTGATTCTCATTCCATATAGCTTACTAAGTGGTAATGAAATCAAAACTTTGCCTGAAGATCGTggccttttttggttttttacttgTGAGAATGTGTTGTTCCAAGAGGGAGCCAACATATCCATAGTTCTTACACACCCTTACTGTTAAATGGATCTTATGTAAAAAATAACGTGTTTTATCAGAGACACAAATAAAACTGGTGTGTCTTCATGGCTGAAAACTTTCCTTATGGCAGTCCTCAAAGTTTTGAGAAGTgtttaatttcacattttttgaaCCATGTCCTGCAGTTCCATGTTCCTCATTTGGCTTATCTGAAATGGTCACATTCCAAAGTGACTGatttaattgcttttctgaCTGTGTAAGCCAATGTTTTCACCACTATTCAGAGCAGTATGTTTAGAATTTTGCTACTTGATTTAGCAGATAAAAGTGTCTCTGCTGTAGTGTGGGGGGCATTTTGTCCTAACTTGGAAAGGACATGAGTTATAAGGTGATTAAAAGTTCACAGTTAAGACTACAGAGTCAGACCGCTGAACATGAGCCATCTCTGAGTTCatggaagggggaaaagggcaCTGGAGGCTCCAGTCTGCAGTCATTCGGGTGTTAAGGAAAAGGGAGGACCACTCCTGTTCACTCTAGCAGGCTGTAGATCCTTATTTGGGTAGCAGGAGGGTCACAAGGGCATCCATGTGTTATCCCTTCACCTgtggaagacagaaaaatataatcCACTTCAGCCTCCAGGCAGAAATCACCACAGGCAGAGAAAATGTGCCTGCCCCTAATGTTTATTGAACTTTGCTGGAGCTTTAACACTGAGACAAGCAGCTGGCACCTGTTTGGAAAAGTTAATTTTGGCTGCTTGTTGCCCAAGAGCTCTTAAAGAAATCCATCAGAAAGCCGAGTGGTTGTTCCTTTGTTAGAATTGGTAATGTTTGCTCAGCCTCCCGTGTTGGTTTTGGCTTTGCATGGACGGCAGATCTTGCCACAGTTCTGTTTGGAAGATTTTTGTGTTCACACTGTTTCTCCTTGACAGCTCTCCTTAAAACTCAACACCCAATTCGGACACTTGGTGGCGCCAAATAAATTAATCATGGAGTTCTGGAGGTTGGAAAAGCCTTGATGTGCTTGCAGGGACTGATTCTGTCCCTGTGTTCTCCTTGGACTCCAGGAACTGACTTCAGCACGTGCAGAACAAGGGCTCACCTGTGTTGCTGCCAACTGCTGAGAATCAGAGTCTAATACATATTTTCTTATTGTAGTCTACTGTGAATTTTCATGCTTGTGGTTAGGAAACAAAAGGAAGGTTGATGATTCAGAGTCTTAATTTCCACTTTCACTCCAGTGCATGTTCTGAACATGGACTGTGTATGTAAAAACAGATATTAGCCCAGGTATTAGTTAAGGAAGTTTTTTAAGGTCATTTTTCCCTAGGATGCTGAAAAAATGAAGGGACTGTTTGCTCTCTGACAGTAACTTGCTTACTCTTGCCTTCCAGCTGTATCCTGATGATGCCTCCCTTGATGCAGTGGAATtcaggaaaaaggcaaaatcttTGCTTCATCTGGCTGCCCTAACACTGAATAACTTGGGAGTTAAGTTCTGGCTGAGCAGTGGAACATGTCTTGGTAAAAATTTGTGTTGTGTTGCATTTTTACACTCACCTGAAACTTTAAACACTTCATCCTCCACTGCTTGTGATGTCAGCCAAAAGTACTGGGTTGGAAGGTAATAACTGTATTGCAATAGggcttttttctcctgaaaaaaatctttttctttagaaacctgagcagcagagctgcgGGCAAATTTCCAGCGAAGCATTTAGTGTTGTTAGCAATTACCTGTCTTGTGTTCATCCCTGCTAGGAAGTAATCAACAGTTCCCTAATTTGTGTGACTTGGAATTCACTGACTTGCCAGTTGGAAAACGCAGTGATGAGCACATTGTTCTGCTGTCCAAGTACACTCTAAgcctgtttttcttcccatgcAATTAGATGCTTGTCACTGACTTCTAAAATACAGtttacattaatttattttctttcaaaacaaacttttaataaaattgcAGTCCATTAGAGTAGGTAATGCAAGTTTTCAGTTCTGCTGAAGGTACAAGTGTCTTATCACTGGTGAGGattcttttgtttctgaaacaCTTAGTGAAGACTCATGTGTTCACATTTGccttgtatttatttaatactAGGGAATACAATTTTCTGAATGAACAGTTACTAAAAGATGCCTTAATGAAACAGACAAAAGAATGTCCCACTTTGTGTCTCTCTGCTTTGCAGTGGTGATTGAAAGATGATTAACATCTTGGATGCAGTATAAAACAATAGTTGCAAATCAGAAGCACAGCTGTGGCCCTGTAGCTGTTAGCTGCTGATTAG
This window harbors:
- the FKTN gene encoding ribitol-5-phosphate transferase FKTN, encoding MQKINRNVVLALLSLTSLVFLLFQLCYYKFYLSQKNGAAFSKARGSQSGQDSTRWHVVRKFLGLISSHNIPVYLIDPLILGLVNKDIEQIRSSPDGPSPECKYFCAPRDFTTFALLDKTWKHDVGLFRTAEKMGFQWLKIINKDPRLDGMDDLSGMEIPLHYIFKLASHAIHLVVFYERSGNFLWHGPLRLKQHMDRKFVPFRKLHFGRYPGAYEKPELLLVSIDDLKVQIPKNPSSFLEEMSHSRFLECRYREARAFFQLYPDDASLDAVEFRKKAKSLLHLAALTLNNLGVKFWLSSGTCLGWFRQCNVIPHSKDVDLGIFIRDYKADIIPAFQKAGLPLKHKFGKVEDSLELSFQGEDDVKLDIFFFYEEDDHIWNGGTQAKSGKKFKYLFPKFTLCWTEFVELKVHVPCETLQYVEANYGPEWKVPVKTWDWKSSPFNVQDNGIWPIDEWDNVIQIY